A stretch of the Uranotaenia lowii strain MFRU-FL chromosome 3, ASM2978415v1, whole genome shotgun sequence genome encodes the following:
- the LOC129754781 gene encoding forkhead box protein K1-like, translating into MTDNNNFHLPQHVIKHETIQSSPGSPPQQQQFQVYYHHPSAVQQSQQPPKTAKLIESVSLDHSSVTGVEYSSHHSHHQLPQQIIEYDPVVSDLHHPALNVVIDHHQVVEQPTIEQQEQSVIEALCQQAQQNRIHHEHHQQQHVIKSAGKRIKLDNVQHENGSGYPSDDEDDEDPRRKIHQGSIVQESIEEQEQSIIEALYQQQQQNQLRKQIVQHQHHESPSHHLLNPHRFSSTPPSRSISPSQSPTVSGTTDTVGSRASSGQHSVAHLAAHQAAALSLANINQNNFIARLISKDNILLISEDLIEIGRNSSRAQVDFHVGRNSFVSRKHLLLHHDHNDGEFYLSCLSKNGVFIDNVFHRKGAEPFLLPRVCSIRFPSTNIKIQFENLYHKNTSDGSRDANDTNGGSFSSSSGNLPLTDNVSGSSNIGSAISSTALNSSGNSSSMYAPLKISIPPEPPSSSSMEHMDLSGRGRDNGKSPYPSPTGTISAANSCPTSPRQGYHDFSGYSLIGHSGSLIAHDSGGGLAGVLVTSGSVGNISDAHKFNDFQPPATSQSLENEKPPYSYAQLIVQSISASPEKQLTLSGIYSFISKNYPYYRNGANKGWQNSIRHNLSLNRYFIKVPRLQDEPGKGSFWRIDPNCELKLVDQSYRKRRQRGGQCFRTPIGMPKSAPVSPTAMMDPESREGSPLNEILMQSAPGSPGSIAANAYVHSTGAGVSIPGHPGQEEHNMYPIV; encoded by the exons CGCCTCAGCAACAGCAATTCCAGGTCTACTACCATCACCCATCGGCGGTTCAGCAAAGCCAACAGCCTCCAAAAACGGCCAAATTGATCGAGTCCGTGTCCTTGGATCATTCTTCCGTGACGGGTGTTGAGTATAGCTCACATCATTCCCACCATCAGCTCCCGCAGCAGATCATCGAGTACGATCCGGTGGTTAGCGACTTGCATCATCCCGCGCTGAATGTGGTTATCGATCACCACCAGGTCGTCGAGCAGCCCACGATCGAACAGCAGGAGCAAAGCGTCATCGAAGCTCTGTGTCAACAAGCTCAACAAAATCGTATACACCATGAacaccatcagcagcagcatgtCATCAAGAGCGCTGGGAAGAGAATAAAGTTGGACAATGTTCAACACGAAAACGGATCTGGTTATCCCAGcgatgatgaagatgatgaaGATCCTCGCAGGAAAATCCATCAAGGTTCGATTGTTCAGGAATCAATCGAAGAACAAGAGCAAAGTATTATTGAAGCGTTGTATCAGCAACAACAGCAGAACCAACTGCGCAAGCAGATTGTCCAACATCAGCATCATGAATCCCCTAGCCACCATCTGCTCAACCCACATCGGTTTTCGTCGACACCTCCATCGCGTTCGATATCGCCTTCACAGTCGCCGACGGTTTCTGGAACAACGGATACGGTGGGATCCCGCGCCTCATCGGGCCAACATTCGGTAGCTCATCTCGCAGCCCACCAGGCGGCTGCACTCTCGTTGGCCAACATCAACCAGAACAACTTCATCGCCCGGCTCATTAGCAAGGATAATATCTTGCTGATATCGGAAGACCTCATCGAAATCGGGAGAAATTCCTCTCGTGCTCAAGTAGACTTCCACGTTGGACGGAACAGTTTTGTTTCCCGTAAACATCTGCTGCTGCACCACGATCATAACGATGGCGAATTCTATCTTTCGTGTCTCAGTAAAAACGGTGTATTTATTGACAACGTTTTCCATCGGAAAGGTGCTGAGCCGTTCTTGCTCCCAAGAGT gTGTAGCATACGTTTTCCAAGCACTAACATCAAAATACAGTTCGAAAATCTGTATCATAAGAATACATCTGACGGATCTCGTGATGCGAACGACACGAACGGAGGATCCTTTTCATCTAGCAGCGGAAACTTGCCGTTAACGGACAACGTTTCGGGCAGCAGTAACATCGGTTCCGCCATTTCATCGACAGCCCTCAACAGCAGCGGCAACAGTAGCAGTATGTACGCTCCGCTCAAGATCTCCATTCCGCCTGAACCGCCAAGTTCGTCTTCGATGGAACACATGGATCTGAGCGGGCGAGGCCGGGACAACGGTAAAAGCCCGTACCCATCACCGACGGGTACCATCAGCGCGGCTAACAGTTGTCCCACGAGCCCCCGTCAAGGGTATCACGATTTTTCCGGCTACAGCCTGATCGGCCATTCCGGTTCACTGATCGCCCACGACAGTGGTGGCGGCTTGGCGGGCGTTTTGGTTACGTCCGGCAGTGTCGGCAATATCTCAGATGCCCACAAATTTAATGACTTTCAACCACCTGCCACTTCCCAATCTCTCGAGAACGAGAAGCCACCGTACAGCTACGCTCAGCTGATTGTGCAATCGATTTCTGCCTCACCAGAGAAGCAGCTTACCCTTTCCGGTATTTATTCGTTCATCTCAAAAAATTACCCGTATTACCGGAACGGAGCCAACAAAGGTTGGCAGAACTCGATTCGGCACAATTTAAGTCTCAATCG ctACTTCATCAAAGTGCCCCGCTTGCAGGACGAACCGGGCAAGGGTAGCTTCTGGCGGATCGATCCGAATTGTGAGCTGAAATTAGTGGACCAAAGCTACCGGAAACGAAGGCAGCGCGGCGGCCAATGCTTCCGGACACCTATCGGCATGCCCAAATCGGCCCCCGTTTCACCCACGGCGATGATGGACCCGGAAAGCCGAGAGGGCTCCCCGCTGAACGAAATTTTGATGCAGTCGGCACCGGGATCACCCGGTTCGATTGCCGCTAATGCTTACGTACACAGCACCGGCGCCGGCGTCAGTATCCCCGGTCATCCTGGACAAGAag AACACAACATGTACCCGATAGTTTAA
- the LOC129757289 gene encoding uncharacterized protein LOC129757289 — translation MYWDAIPLEPFELILGQLKLQDKLACSLVCQHWNRTLFSSPSLVRDIVFAIGPRWSQDLQDLVRASTRNYRRLLIVLTDGTWRVKVNELIAEVSQRWTIKSVSLIGEPVNLLDCFRWNVAMFDALTELSLEFTVESAWTKLSAQDVELKHLQKLHYLQVYVGTKYERLIVRFFVPNLKELYIVTDSLANQDVMYWEDPMIEIYNCSKLSRLELDLNSTMWVDFFKVERPSMERLVIRRAYDDYDERNWDEIFQRMSNLRDIEVFFASDAILASVNRNCMKLERFLMNGFCLHEGSFGNSMNISSLRSLHVDGLLNGSLYSNMCTLHLTNLQELVWKYVELVPTQEKLIIVAPALHEITLRACDYKRFQLVVGNTLTHADIDFTEPQVTTPNFFSSMGNLLNLSLQVTGPANQLVPEMFYLSNLRRFELTCSTERHAYTIDELFQSICTSCNLLEVFELRNEHEELLNLSYRSFAELRRLELLKKLVLHYINLHSVPDKSCLMIGKIPHMDFYGSNVSSASEQQITGLPVTSMVHESSTQRKMT, via the coding sequence ATGTACTGGGACGCGATACCACTGGAACCGTTCGAGCTGATCCTGGGGCAGttgaaattacaggacaaaCTGGCTTGTTCCCTTGTGTGCCAACATTGGAACAGAACTCTTTTCAGCAGCCCGTCACTAGTGCGGGACATTGTGTTTGCGATTGGGCCCCGTTGGTCTCAAGATCTACAGGATCTTGTGAGGGCAAGTACCAGGAACTATCGACGTCTGTTGATTGTGCTAACCGATGGTACTTGGAGGGTTAAGGTGAATGAGCTGATAGCGGAGGTTTCTCAGCGATGGACCATCAAGAGTGTTTCGCTCATCGGGGAGCCCGTGAATTTACTGGACTGCTTCAGATGGAACGTTGCCATGTTCGATGCATTGACGGAGCTGTCCTTGGAATTTACTGTTGAAAGCGCTTGGACGAAATTATCCGCACAGGACGTGGAACTTAAACATTTACAGAAGCTGCATTATCTCCAAGTATATGTAGGCACCAAATATGAACGGTTGATTGTTCGATTTTTCGTTCCAAATCTCAAGGAGCTGTACATTGTGACGGATTCTCTTGCCAACCAAGATGTCATGTATTGGGAAGATCCCATGATAGAAATTTACAACTGTTCAAAACTGAGCCGTCTTGAGTTAGACTTAAATAGCACGATGTGggtagattttttcaaagttgaaagaCCGTCCATGGAACGACTTGTAATAAGAAGGGCGTACGATGATTACGACGAAAGAAACTGGGATGAGATTTTCCAAAGGATGTCCAACCTCCGTGATATTGAGGTGTTTTTTGCATCTGATGCGATTTTGGCAAGTGTGAATCGCAACTGCATGAAACTTGAACGATTTCTTATGAATGGATTTTGTTTGCATGAAGGCTCATTCGGAAATAGTATGAATATCTCTTCTTTGCGCAGCCTTCACGTGGATGGATTGCTAAATGGTTCGTTGTATTCAAACATGTGTACGTTGCATTTGACGAATCTGCAGGAATTAGTTTGGAAGTATGTTGAATTGGTCCCAACCCAAGAAAAACTTATCATTGTAGCTCCGGCTTTGCACGAGATCACTTTGAGGGCTTGCGACTACAAGCGGTTTCAACTTGTAGTAGGGAACACGCTGACACATGCCGATATTGATTTTACGGAACCACAAGTAACAACTCCCAACTTCTTTTCATCAATGGGAAACCTTCTGAATTTGAGCCTTCAGGTCACTGGTCCAGCAAATCAACTTGTTCCGGAAATGTTTTACCTATCGAATCTGAGACGATTTGAACTGACTTGTTCAACTGAACGCCATGCATATACCATCGATGAATTGTTTCAAAGCATTTGCACCAGCTGCAATTTGTTAGAAGTTTTCGAGCTACGAAACGAGCACGAAGAACTGCTCAATTTGTCGTATAGGAGTTTTGCTGAGCTTCGAAGGTTAGAGCTACTCAAAAAATTGGTGCTGCATTATATTAACCTGCACAGTGTTCCGGACAAGTCATGTTTGATGATAGGGAAAATACCTCATATGGATTTTTATGGCAGTAACGTGAGTTCGGCCTCTGAGCAGCAGATAACCGGCCTTCCGGTTACGAGTATGGTGCATGAATCCAGTACACAGCGGAAGATGACGTGA